The genome window CAACTGTCTGCGGTCTGGAGGAGACAAGCAGTGAAACTTTGGGTTCAGTGCTAAAATGGAGGCAACCTGCACCttcaggagaggaggacagaaaccAGTAGCCATTAGATGCTGTTGGAGAAAAATCTACATCCTGAGGGATTTCAGTTGTGCTTGTAACTCCTAACCACCAGGACTGTTTGAAGCCTGCTTTTTCGTTCCCCAAAGAAACCTCCCAGTAGTGCTGTCCAGAGGACTTTTCAAGTTTTCCTCTGATAGCTGTGCGACAGGTGACCTTGTGTCCCTCAGGTGAATGCACAGGTGAATGCACAGGGGCGTCTCTCAGTTTAAGGTTCTTGATTGTGAGAGACTTATTTTCTGTCTCAATAAGCGTCACATTCactgtcggaaaaaaaaaacataaaacaaagaacaaaatctTAGGATGAAATCAAAAAAGTTAGGAAGGCAACATATGGAAGTAAATTCCTGTCATTCATAATACATTCTTAAGTGATTACCATAATGCTTCTGAAATATTGAGAGATCTGTTGGCTGGATCGCTTCTCTGATCGGTTCTGTAGAGAATAAGTAAAGAACAGATTGTATACCAACGGAATTATGTGACAGTCACTTAATTACAGGTGACAGACTCCTGACTTCTTACCGTTTGATAAAAGCCTCTGATTCTCTGgtgggaagaaaaacaaaaacagtgaatcCATAGTTTGTATTCTTTTACAGGCCAATGATAGAAATGTTCTACTGTCTCTAGAGCtttcaaaaattaaaaagaaaaaaacaactgcaagcGGTTCAGGTCTGAAGTAAGATGCTATCCTGGTGTCCTCTACAGAAACGTTACAAGCTCAAATGTGACACTAAAATCCTGgtgtataaatgtaaatattattaatttcaAACTCTCACATGAATGTTTTGTAAGAATAATAATTATGTGTTAAATGTGAGACTGTGGTCCTTCTTACCCCCATCGTCACCTTCACTGTGCTGAGCACGTTCACCTTTTGATTTGGCTCTCTTCactaaaacatataaaacaatttAAGGTTTGGACTTAAGTTAGACACAGACATAGATTTAGTACTCTtttctatttcctttttttcttttttctttttttttttttttaccactgagTTAAATCAGTTCACCCAAGCAGAtcaatgaaaatcattttattaaatTAGCAAAATTACTTATTTGGAATttaggattaaaaaaacacataacagtTATGTAAATATAATCATACGTGTACCTCTCTTTTTGTAGTACAGCGCTCCAAGTACAGCTAACAGGGCTATGAGAAGGAGAGCGAAAAGCACCCATCCAGCTACTGAGGATCTGGAGTCTAAATAAAAGAAATCTGATCATTTTGAGTGTTCTCACTGAAATAGAATAAGAAAACTGATCTCATGTATGCATGCGAATGCTTCTCTTACTGGGTTGAGGAGTGTTATCCAAGAGTATGTTCGCCTCCTTTGTCTCCTCACCAGGGACACCTACTGAGCAGGAAACCACAGAGGGGCTGGAGACCAGAAGCCAGCTGTGGACTGACAGAAGACCAGTAGACTCTTCACTGTGCTTGAGACTTTTATGGGTCAGATTCTGCTTCTGGTCTGACCAATGAAGACTAGGCGCTGGATGCCAGCCTCCAGACTCACAGCTCACATTCACCAGGTTGTCTTCTTTCCACACTGCTGACAGGAGCAGAGGGGTTCCCGTCTCTAGGATGGGGGTTGGAGGAGGAACGCAAAGGACATCATATATTAAGGTGAAGAgactactttgtttttcattgttttctccaCTTTCATGATACTCACGTGTCACATCAAGACGGACAGTTGCACTGTCATGATTCCGATCACTGCTCACGTAACAAATGTATTCTCCAGCATCCTTTAGTGTGACATCCACCAGCTTCAGGCTCACATCGCCGGCCATCAGCCCCCCAGATGCTGTATCCTTTGAGCCAAACGAGACTCGGCCCGCATAGGAAGCTTCCTGGGATGCATTCTCAAACTTTTTGGCCCGGTAAAGCATGACTGGAGAATGAAAGCCATTGCTGCGGTACCAGCGTACCTCCACACCCTCCGCACTTTGTGATGGATTGAGCCAGCATGGTAA of Acanthopagrus latus isolate v.2019 chromosome 10, fAcaLat1.1, whole genome shotgun sequence contains these proteins:
- the LOC119027117 gene encoding butyrophilin subfamily 1 member A1-like, coding for MRYFTRILRTMGGKTMNRPGCVLMWPSLMAAVFISVCAAAPVSESFVVMVKPVVSVQRGHATTLPCWLNPSQSAEGVEVRWYRSNGFHSPVMLYRAKKFENASQEASYAGRVSFGSKDTASGGLMAGDVSLKLVDVTLKDAGEYICYVSSDRNHDSATVRLDVTQTGTPLLLSAVWKEDNLVNVSCESGGWHPAPSLHWSDQKQNLTHKSLKHSEESTGLLSVHSWLLVSSPSVVSCSVGVPGEETKEANILLDNTPQPNSRSSVAGWVLFALLLIALLAVLGALYYKKRVKRAKSKGERAQHSEGDDGENQRLLSNEPIREAIQPTDLSIFQKHYVNVTLIETENKSLTIKNLKLRDAPVHSPVHSPEGHKVTCRTAIRGKLEKSSGQHYWEVSLGNEKAGFKQSWWLGVTSTTEIPQDVDFSPTASNGYWFLSSSPEGAGCLHFSTEPKVSLLVSSRPQTVGVYLDEDSGELSFYDVEQRSLIGSLTATFTGEVFPFFNPGMGDTAPMEILHHSTEQDQSNGMGKSVDTDK